The Euzebyales bacterium genome contains a region encoding:
- a CDS encoding nuclear transport factor 2 family protein codes for MNEDVLNTVLLHIDAYNRRDIEQLLHGIARDAVFKAGGSIAVGRDNIHTLFASAFAAPWHSTLHITNAVVQNGTASCEMVETVQSERQRRHSELVGIYTVRGQEIVRVRLYRDPEA; via the coding sequence ATGAACGAGGACGTACTGAACACGGTCTTGTTGCACATCGACGCCTACAACCGACGTGACATCGAACAGCTCCTCCACGGAATCGCTCGGGACGCTGTGTTCAAGGCCGGGGGCAGCATCGCCGTTGGCCGGGACAACATCCACACACTGTTCGCGAGCGCGTTCGCGGCCCCGTGGCACAGCACGCTGCACATCACCAACGCCGTGGTGCAGAACGGCACGGCGTCGTGTGAGATGGTGGAGACGGTGCAGTCGGAGCGGCAGCGGCGACACAGCGAACTGGTCGGCATCTACACCGTGCGCGGACAGGAGATCGTTCGCGTCCGCCTGTATCGCGACCCCGAAGCGTAG
- a CDS encoding UDP-glucose/GDP-mannose dehydrogenase family protein, with protein MRVGVIGTGHVGLVTVGCLASLGHDVVGVDNDAEKIALLQADAMPFYEPGLDDLLRTQRDAGRVRFSGNNRDAIAGSDVVFICVSTPPRDDGSPNLSLVQAAASSVAEHATGPIVVAEKSTVPVSTGQRVRETLALESRVRGNGVTYEVVSNPEFLREGRAVADTLRPDRIVVGADSDAGHEVMRQLYAPLLAQHDCPYVATDVRTAEIIKHASNAFLATKISFINAVARICERAGADVGIVADAMGHDARIGRAFLNAGLGYGGSCFPKDVRAFVHIADELGYDFGMLRETERINREAHQWPVTQLRRLLWNLEGKTIAVLGLAFKP; from the coding sequence ATGCGCGTTGGAGTGATCGGCACGGGCCATGTGGGCCTGGTCACGGTGGGGTGTCTGGCGTCGCTCGGGCACGATGTCGTCGGCGTTGACAACGACGCCGAGAAGATCGCGCTACTGCAGGCCGACGCGATGCCGTTCTACGAGCCGGGGCTGGACGATCTGTTGCGGACGCAGCGCGACGCGGGTCGGGTCCGGTTCAGCGGTAACAACCGCGATGCCATCGCGGGCAGCGATGTCGTGTTCATCTGTGTCAGCACCCCGCCGCGGGACGACGGTTCCCCGAACCTGTCGTTAGTACAGGCTGCCGCCTCGTCGGTCGCCGAGCACGCCACCGGTCCTATCGTCGTCGCAGAGAAGTCGACGGTGCCGGTCAGCACTGGCCAACGGGTTCGCGAGACACTTGCCCTCGAGTCGCGGGTCCGGGGCAACGGCGTGACCTACGAGGTCGTCAGCAACCCGGAGTTCCTGCGGGAGGGACGTGCGGTCGCCGACACGCTGCGACCGGACCGCATCGTCGTGGGGGCTGACAGCGACGCCGGCCACGAGGTCATGCGGCAGTTGTACGCGCCGCTGCTGGCGCAGCATGACTGCCCGTACGTCGCGACCGACGTGCGGACGGCGGAGATCATCAAGCATGCGTCGAACGCGTTTCTCGCCACGAAGATCAGCTTCATCAACGCGGTGGCGCGGATCTGTGAGCGGGCGGGTGCCGACGTGGGGATCGTGGCCGACGCGATGGGTCACGACGCCAGGATCGGTCGGGCCTTTCTCAACGCGGGTCTGGGGTATGGCGGCAGCTGCTTCCCCAAGGACGTCCGGGCGTTCGTGCACATCGCCGACGAGCTGGGCTACGACTTCGGGATGCTGCGTGAGACGGAGCGGATCAACCGGGAGGCGCATCAGTGGCCGGTCACGCAGCTGCGTCGGTTGTTGTGGAACCTGGAGGGCAAGACGATCGCCGTGCTGGGGTTGGCGTTCAAACC
- the galE gene encoding UDP-glucose 4-epimerase GalE, which yields MKVLVTGGAGYVGSEAAWHIVDRDHEVLVYDDLSHGHPKSVAGLPLIHGSLHDRTTLETVLHDERIDAVVHFAAFALVAESVADPAAYYRNNVVGSLALLEAMRATGVGHIVFSSSCATYGNPATTPIPDDGPQHPVNPYGFTKLVTERALGDYAPAYGLSFAALRYFNAAGAAADASRGEDHDPETHAIPIALQVALGQRDRFMIFGDDYPTPDGTCVRDYIHVEDLARAHELALRRVDPGRGILVNLGTGRRHSVRQVVESARRITGHPIPTEIAGRRPGDPPELVADPAGARAELGWVARIRDLDQIVGSAWNWHVTHPHGYADG from the coding sequence GTGAAGGTGCTCGTGACTGGAGGCGCCGGGTACGTGGGCAGCGAGGCGGCATGGCACATCGTCGACCGCGACCACGAGGTCCTGGTCTACGACGACCTCTCCCACGGCCATCCGAAGTCGGTTGCCGGGCTGCCGCTGATCCACGGGTCACTGCACGATCGGACGACGCTCGAGACGGTGCTGCACGACGAGCGGATCGACGCGGTGGTGCACTTCGCCGCCTTCGCACTCGTTGCGGAGTCCGTGGCCGACCCTGCCGCGTACTATCGGAACAACGTCGTAGGGTCGCTGGCGTTGCTGGAGGCGATGCGGGCGACCGGCGTCGGGCACATCGTGTTCTCGAGCAGCTGCGCGACCTACGGGAACCCGGCGACCACTCCGATCCCCGACGACGGACCACAGCACCCCGTCAATCCCTACGGCTTCACCAAGCTGGTGACCGAACGCGCGCTCGGCGACTACGCACCCGCCTACGGGCTGTCGTTCGCCGCGTTGCGCTACTTCAACGCGGCCGGCGCAGCCGCCGACGCGTCACGCGGCGAGGATCACGACCCCGAGACGCACGCCATACCGATCGCGCTGCAGGTGGCCCTCGGTCAGCGCGACCGGTTCATGATCTTCGGCGACGACTACCCGACGCCGGACGGCACGTGCGTCCGCGACTACATCCACGTCGAGGATCTGGCGCGTGCACACGAGCTGGCGCTCCGGCGCGTGGATCCGGGACGAGGCATCCTCGTCAACCTCGGCACCGGCCGCCGCCACAGCGTCCGGCAGGTGGTCGAGTCGGCGCGGCGGATCACCGGTCATCCCATCCCGACCGAGATCGCCGGCCGGCGGCCAGGTGACCCGCCGGAGCTCGTGGCGGACCCGGCGGGGGCGCGCGCCGAGCTCGGGTGGGTAGCGCGCATCCGCGACCTCGACCAGATCGTCGGGTCGGCCTGGAACTGGCACGTCACCCATCCCCACGGCTACGCCGACGGCTGA
- a CDS encoding sugar transferase has product MQESARALPVADEQTYPPLVAVDGGQAMLDPAVATVRHIHRRRARTLRRLVAQASKSALDVVIAALALMITLPVILLLALLIRLESPGGALYCQTRVGRRGRHFRCFKLRTMFNDADQRLQTLLRHDASAYDEFASSRKLKDDPRVTRLGRFLRATSLDELPQLWNVLRGDMSIVGPRPLVPDELDHYGDRIHVVLQVKPGLTGIWQVSGRNDLPYPVRVALDADYAMHRTMWSDLRIIARTIPVLLFRKGAY; this is encoded by the coding sequence ATGCAGGAATCGGCACGTGCGTTGCCGGTCGCAGATGAACAGACGTACCCGCCACTGGTCGCGGTCGACGGCGGGCAGGCGATGCTCGATCCAGCGGTCGCGACCGTCAGGCACATCCACCGGCGCCGAGCACGCACCCTCAGGCGCCTGGTCGCTCAGGCCAGCAAGAGCGCATTGGACGTCGTCATCGCCGCGCTCGCGCTGATGATCACCCTCCCGGTGATCCTCCTCCTGGCACTGTTGATCAGACTGGAATCGCCTGGTGGCGCGCTGTACTGCCAGACCAGAGTGGGTCGACGTGGCCGCCACTTCAGGTGCTTCAAGCTGCGGACCATGTTCAACGATGCCGACCAGAGGCTGCAGACGCTCCTGCGCCACGACGCCTCGGCTTACGACGAGTTCGCATCATCGCGGAAACTGAAGGACGATCCCCGCGTGACGAGGTTGGGGCGATTCCTGCGGGCAACCAGCCTGGACGAGCTTCCACAGCTGTGGAACGTGCTCCGAGGCGACATGAGCATCGTGGGTCCACGTCCGCTCGTGCCGGACGAGCTGGATCACTACGGCGACCGCATCCACGTGGTCCTGCAGGTCAAGCCGGGCCTCACGGGCATCTGGCAGGTCTCCGGCCGCAACGACCTGCCGTACCCCGTCCGCGTCGCGCTGGATGCCGACTACGCCATGCACCGGACGATGTGGAGCGACCTGCGGATCATCGCTCGGACCATCCCCGTGCTGCTGTTCCGCAAGGGCGCCTACTAG
- a CDS encoding sulfotransferase yields the protein MPGSPYTGSTLLGFLLHSHPDCASIGAATGLTPRVDVATYRCSCGALFVDCPFWKSVATRTMELGRPVDVYQTGYWSTHVRMSRRRWLNGLLVRSLGAAALTDARDAVLGRLGPIHRTLVGARSSTWSLARAVLDVTGRTVFVDTARDHQRPGYLAPARDLDVRAIHLVRDPRGNVASIMRHTGVDVAKAARQWKHYNVEADRVRRFLPDDSWMRLHYEALCLDPQATLDRIARFVGVAPAPLPNDLGDLEHHIIGNSMRLQTVEGIHRDERWRRQLDDSDLAVIARIAGATSHALGYDWP from the coding sequence ATGCCAGGCAGCCCGTACACCGGTTCCACGCTGCTCGGGTTCCTGCTGCACAGCCATCCCGACTGCGCATCGATCGGCGCGGCGACAGGCCTGACGCCGCGGGTGGACGTCGCCACATACCGGTGCTCGTGTGGTGCGCTCTTCGTCGACTGTCCGTTCTGGAAGTCGGTCGCGACGCGGACGATGGAGCTCGGACGTCCGGTCGACGTGTACCAGACCGGCTACTGGAGCACCCACGTCAGGATGTCGCGGCGCCGATGGCTCAACGGCCTGCTCGTCCGATCGCTGGGTGCCGCTGCGTTGACGGATGCCCGCGATGCGGTGCTCGGCCGACTCGGTCCCATCCATCGGACGCTCGTGGGAGCGAGGTCGTCGACGTGGAGCCTCGCACGGGCGGTGCTTGATGTCACCGGGCGGACGGTGTTCGTCGATACGGCCAGAGACCATCAGCGACCCGGGTACCTCGCGCCGGCCCGGGACCTCGACGTCAGGGCGATCCATCTGGTCCGCGATCCCCGAGGCAACGTCGCCAGCATCATGCGGCATACCGGCGTCGATGTCGCGAAGGCCGCCCGACAGTGGAAGCACTACAACGTCGAGGCGGACCGCGTCCGTCGATTCCTGCCGGACGACTCCTGGATGCGGCTGCACTACGAAGCGCTGTGTCTCGATCCGCAGGCGACGCTCGACCGCATCGCGCGCTTTGTCGGTGTTGCTCCGGCTCCGCTACCGAACGATCTCGGGGACCTGGAGCATCACATCATCGGCAACTCCATGCGCTTGCAGACCGTCGAGGGGATCCACCGGGACGAGCGCTGGCGTCGGCAGCTGGACGACAGCGACCTCGCCGTGATCGCCCGCATCGCTGGCGCGACGAGCCACGCCCTCGGGTACGACTGGCCGTAG